A single window of Anopheles moucheti chromosome 2, idAnoMoucSN_F20_07, whole genome shotgun sequence DNA harbors:
- the LOC128305973 gene encoding peptidoglycan-recognition protein LB has product MDIVKDFYLCLAAIVLTLACVAVDSKACESVPYVTRDFWNAAPPKRVERFAGPIPYVIIHHSYIPAACYNGVTCIAAMQQMQQMHQVVRQWNDIGYSFAIGGDGRVYQGRGFNVVGAHAPRYNDRSVGICLIGDWVSDLPPKNMLTAAQQLIEYGVRNSLIAQNYTLLGHRQVRTTECPGDRLFEEIKTWPHFNPMTDIVDQNSV; this is encoded by the exons ATGGACATAGTGAAAGACTTTTACTTGTGTCTCGCTGCCATTGTGCTCACACTCGCCTGCGTTGCCGTGGACAGTAAAGCGTGTG AATCAGTGCCCTATGTGACACGCGACTTCTGGAATGCTGCGCCACCGAAGCGGGTAGAACGTTTTGCCGGTCCGATCCCGTACGTCATCATACACCATTCCTACATACCGGCGGCGTGCTACAACGGTGTGACGTGCATTGCGGCAATGCAACAGATGCAGCAAATGCATCAGGTCGTGCGGCAGTGGAATGACATCGGCTACAGCTTCGCTATCGGCGGTGATGGCCGTGTGTACCAGGGACGCGGATTCAATGTCGTTGGTGCTCACGCACCGCGGTACAACGATCGAAGCGTTGGGATCTGTCTAATAGGCGATTGGGTTT CGGATTTGCCACCCAAAAACATGCTAACTGCAGCACAGCAGCTGATCGAGTACGGTGTCCGCAACTCTCTCATAGCGCAGAACTACACCTTGCTCGGACATCGGCAGGTGCGTACCACCGAATGTCCCGGTGATCGGTTGTTCGAGGAGATCAAAACATGGCCCCATTTCAACCCGATGACGGACATCGTTGATCAGAACAGTGTCTAA
- the LOC128301517 gene encoding trichohyalin isoform X2, producing MPVNSRPPWLKDRLETVNKAVPPAWTRKASVTPATDTKESSPSAKANATEGSPAASTKTATPTATTTVKKAVSTPAKENGDTAAKATTTAKLQSKEIKVPVVVAQKKPVNPPLTKPDSTVGLKNTTPVMTVHREVAKPKPKPTAKEPTPESDDEEEEEEEEEEEEEEEEEGSTEYETETESEEEPPAKPAPKKPEPSQLKRQDADATQPPKLPVQLRKVTPTRSPDKSDAESKPSSRSVSEKSSSPEPKVFVRPPLKKVIRPQQDSPPKERSVSPEPAKNFRVQLRKVPSNLKAPRVKEKLPEVQLKKVEKPLLEDIPKKEEAYPHKPSMLKSESSKRIPPPPPMPKSNIPPPPPPPPSLKPPPDFEKKEISVKQKEVIDKLKRRPRRRPDWSDMMKEVEQGRKLKHVECNDRSHPIINSKSITKVKDQFIFETEKATAHNQLLKQIQGGVQLKPTKCNDRSKPILGGLRKFRRQMTLEEQLAKSESRANMEAPPADEEEDELDDIDKVRDDLQSTKQMLAHELRNNEAMERENKRLQARVQNLEAELSRERWNPLSGEERTTVTGPQSDLIQSLKDEALTAQKQSKQLEEKYQTVAKELDTAYKQADEQKRKIAELERKLQGITDDRRATESAQKESSPELQPEEEEEEEEEEDEEKKAEKMAKRLNREVNMLQARLTRLKEKQEEKHAERQALKYAMRTNQYALKAEKKKYKKLQKEVEKMAAMMKLEDDDDDEAAEAKEPPPEEPEDEQEEEEEEEEESESEESESESENESENEAEDAPDDKKKTNLEPRVKRHEGRLASLKKGNYLLQANVDRIKDEISKVREDCCTLQTDLDSVIADLG from the exons ATGCCGGTTAACAGTCGTCCACCGTGGCTGAAGGATCGTCTGGAGACGGTTAACAAAGCCGTACCACCGGCATGGACGCGCAAGGCAAGTGTCACACCCGCCACAGATACAAAGGAATCTTCACCATCTGCCAAAGCGAATGCGACCGAAGGTTCTCCAGCCGCCAGTACAAAAACGGCCACACCaacggccaccaccaccgtaaaGAAAGCTGTCAGCACACCGGCGAAAGAGAATGGTGATACGGCCGCCAAAGCTACCACCACGGCCAAGTTGCAATCGAAGGAAATAAAGGTGCCGGTTGTGGTGGCGCAGAAAAAACCGGTCAACCCTCCACTGACCAAACCCGACTCGACGGTAGGACTTAAAAACACGACCCCCGTCATGACGGTGCATCGGGAGGTGGCTAAACCGAAGCCGAAACCCACCGCCAAAGAACCGACGCCCGAATCCGACGAtgaagaggaggaagaggaagaggaagaggaggaagaggaggaggaagaggagggcAGCACCGAGTACGAAACGGAGACGGAATCTGAAGAGGAGCCACCGGCAAAGCCGGCCCCAAAAAAGCCCGAACCGAGCCAGCTGAAGCGCCAAGATGCTGACGCAACGCAGCCACCGAAGCTGCCCGTGCAGCTGCGCAAAGTGACGCCGACGCGAAGCCCCGACAAGTCGGACGCCGAAAGCAAACCATCGTCGAGGTCGGTATCGGAAAAGTCATCCTCCCCAGAGCCGAAAGTATTCGTCCGGCCACCGCTTAAGAAAGTGATCCGACCGCAACAGGATTCGCCACCAAAGGAACGCTCCGTATCGCCGGAACCGGCAAAGAACTTCCGCGTGCAGTTGCGCAAGGTACCGTCCAACCTGAAGGCACCCCGTGTGAAGGAAAAGCTGCCGGAGGTACAGCTGAAGAAGGTGGAGAAACCACTGCTGGAGGACATACCGAAGAAGGAGGAAGCCTATCCGCACAAACCGTCGATGCTGAAGTCGGAAAGCAGTAAGAGAA TTCCTCCACCGCCACCGATGCCGAAGTCCAACAtacctccaccacctccaccaccacccagcTTGAAGCCTCCGCCGGATTTCGAGAAGAAGGAGATATCCGTCAAACAGAAGGAAGTGATAGACAAGCTGAA ACGTCGTCCACGTCGACGTCCGGACTGGTCGGACATGATGAAGGAGGTTGAGCAAGGCAGAAAACTGAAACACGTTGAGTGTAATGACAG ATCGCATCCGATCATAAACTCTAAATCGATCACCAAGGTAAAGGATCAGTTCATCTTCGAGACGGAGAAGGCCACGGCACACAATCAGCTGCTGAAGCAGATTCAGGGTGGCGTCCAGCTGAAACCGACCAAGTGTAACGATCGCAGTAAACCGATACTGGGAGGTTTGCGCAAGTTCCGCCGTCAGATGACGCTCGAGGAGCAGCTGGCCAAGTCGGAGTCGCGCGCCAACATGGAAGCGCCACCGGCGGACGAAGAGGAAGATGAGCTGGACGACATCGATAAGGTGCGCGATGATCTGCAAAGCACAAAGCAAATGTTGGCGCACGAGCTCCGGAACAACGAGGCAATGGAGCGGGAAAACAAACGCCTTCAGGCACGGGTACAGAACCTCGAGGCGGAACTGTCCCGCGAGCGATGGAATCCGTTGAGCGGCGAGGAACGAACAACCGTCACCGGGCCACAGTCCGACCTGATACAGTCGCTCAAGGATGAAGCGCTAACGGCCCAGAAGCAGTCGAAGCAGCTGGAAGAGAAATACCAAACGGTGGCCAAGGAGCTCGACACGGCGTACAAGCAGGCGGACGAGCAGAAACGAAAGATTGCCGAACTCGAACGGAAGCTCCAG GGCATTACGGATGATCGCAGAGCCACGGAGTCGGCCCAGAAGGAAAGCTCGCCGGAACTGCAGCccgaagaagaggaagaggaggaggaagaagaggaCGAGGAAAAGAAGGCAGAAAAGATGGCCAAACGGTTGAACCGCGAGGTCAACATGCTGCAGGCCCGGCTTACGAGATTGAAGGAGAAACAGGAAGAGAAACACGCGGAACGACAGGCCCTGAAATACGCCATGAGAACCAATCAGTATGCCCTAAA GGCTGAGAAGAAAAAGTATAAAAAGCTACAGAAAGAGGTGGAAAAAATGGCCGCCATGATGAAGCtggaggatgatgatgatgacgaagcAGCGGAAGCCAAGGAGCCACCGCCCGAGGAACCGGAAGACGAGcaggaggaagaggaagaggaggaggaggaaagcGAATCGGAAGAATCGGAATCGGAGAGTGAAAATGAGAGTGAAAATGAAGCAGAA GATGCTCCGGATGACAAAAAGAAGACCAACCTGGAACCCAGAGTCAAGCGGCACGAGGGCCGGCTGGCCTCGCTCAAGAAGGGTAACTACTTGCTGCAGGCGAACGTGGATCGTATTAAGGATGAGATCAGCAAGGTGCGCGAAGACTGTTGCACATTGCAAACGGATCTGGACAGCGTAATAGCGGACCTAGGCTGA
- the LOC128301517 gene encoding trichohyalin isoform X1, with amino-acid sequence MPVNSRPPWLKDRLETVNKAVPPAWTRKASVTPATDTKESSPSAKANATEGSPAASTKTATPTATTTVKKAVSTPAKENGDTAAKATTTAKLQSKEIKVPVVVAQKKPVNPPLTKPDSTVGLKNTTPVMTVHREVAKPKPKPTAKEPTPESDDEEEEEEEEEEEEEEEEEGSTEYETETESEEEPPAKPAPKKPEPSQLKRQDADATQPPKLPVQLRKVTPTRSPDKSDAESKPSSRSVSEKSSSPEPKVFVRPPLKKVIRPQQDSPPKERSVSPEPAKNFRVQLRKVPSNLKAPRVKEKLPEVQLKKVEKPLLEDIPKKEEAYPHKPSMLKSESSKRIPPPPPMPKSNIPPPPPPPPSLKPPPDFEKKEISVKQKEVIDKLKRRPRRRPDWSDMMKEVEQGRKLKHVECNDRSHPIINSKSITKVKDQFIFETEKATAHNQLLKQIQGGVQLKPTKCNDRSKPILGGLRKFRRQMTLEEQLAKSESRANMEAPPADEEEDELDDIDKVRDDLQSTKQMLAHELRNNEAMERENKRLQARVQNLEAELSRERWNPLSGEERTTVTGPQSDLIQSLKDEALTAQKQSKQLEEKYQTVAKELDTAYKQADEQKRKIAELERKLQCLTDDDFYLNEHQGITDDRRATESAQKESSPELQPEEEEEEEEEEDEEKKAEKMAKRLNREVNMLQARLTRLKEKQEEKHAERQALKYAMRTNQYALKAEKKKYKKLQKEVEKMAAMMKLEDDDDDEAAEAKEPPPEEPEDEQEEEEEEEEESESEESESESENESENEAEDAPDDKKKTNLEPRVKRHEGRLASLKKGNYLLQANVDRIKDEISKVREDCCTLQTDLDSVIADLG; translated from the exons ATGCCGGTTAACAGTCGTCCACCGTGGCTGAAGGATCGTCTGGAGACGGTTAACAAAGCCGTACCACCGGCATGGACGCGCAAGGCAAGTGTCACACCCGCCACAGATACAAAGGAATCTTCACCATCTGCCAAAGCGAATGCGACCGAAGGTTCTCCAGCCGCCAGTACAAAAACGGCCACACCaacggccaccaccaccgtaaaGAAAGCTGTCAGCACACCGGCGAAAGAGAATGGTGATACGGCCGCCAAAGCTACCACCACGGCCAAGTTGCAATCGAAGGAAATAAAGGTGCCGGTTGTGGTGGCGCAGAAAAAACCGGTCAACCCTCCACTGACCAAACCCGACTCGACGGTAGGACTTAAAAACACGACCCCCGTCATGACGGTGCATCGGGAGGTGGCTAAACCGAAGCCGAAACCCACCGCCAAAGAACCGACGCCCGAATCCGACGAtgaagaggaggaagaggaagaggaagaggaggaagaggaggaggaagaggagggcAGCACCGAGTACGAAACGGAGACGGAATCTGAAGAGGAGCCACCGGCAAAGCCGGCCCCAAAAAAGCCCGAACCGAGCCAGCTGAAGCGCCAAGATGCTGACGCAACGCAGCCACCGAAGCTGCCCGTGCAGCTGCGCAAAGTGACGCCGACGCGAAGCCCCGACAAGTCGGACGCCGAAAGCAAACCATCGTCGAGGTCGGTATCGGAAAAGTCATCCTCCCCAGAGCCGAAAGTATTCGTCCGGCCACCGCTTAAGAAAGTGATCCGACCGCAACAGGATTCGCCACCAAAGGAACGCTCCGTATCGCCGGAACCGGCAAAGAACTTCCGCGTGCAGTTGCGCAAGGTACCGTCCAACCTGAAGGCACCCCGTGTGAAGGAAAAGCTGCCGGAGGTACAGCTGAAGAAGGTGGAGAAACCACTGCTGGAGGACATACCGAAGAAGGAGGAAGCCTATCCGCACAAACCGTCGATGCTGAAGTCGGAAAGCAGTAAGAGAA TTCCTCCACCGCCACCGATGCCGAAGTCCAACAtacctccaccacctccaccaccacccagcTTGAAGCCTCCGCCGGATTTCGAGAAGAAGGAGATATCCGTCAAACAGAAGGAAGTGATAGACAAGCTGAA ACGTCGTCCACGTCGACGTCCGGACTGGTCGGACATGATGAAGGAGGTTGAGCAAGGCAGAAAACTGAAACACGTTGAGTGTAATGACAG ATCGCATCCGATCATAAACTCTAAATCGATCACCAAGGTAAAGGATCAGTTCATCTTCGAGACGGAGAAGGCCACGGCACACAATCAGCTGCTGAAGCAGATTCAGGGTGGCGTCCAGCTGAAACCGACCAAGTGTAACGATCGCAGTAAACCGATACTGGGAGGTTTGCGCAAGTTCCGCCGTCAGATGACGCTCGAGGAGCAGCTGGCCAAGTCGGAGTCGCGCGCCAACATGGAAGCGCCACCGGCGGACGAAGAGGAAGATGAGCTGGACGACATCGATAAGGTGCGCGATGATCTGCAAAGCACAAAGCAAATGTTGGCGCACGAGCTCCGGAACAACGAGGCAATGGAGCGGGAAAACAAACGCCTTCAGGCACGGGTACAGAACCTCGAGGCGGAACTGTCCCGCGAGCGATGGAATCCGTTGAGCGGCGAGGAACGAACAACCGTCACCGGGCCACAGTCCGACCTGATACAGTCGCTCAAGGATGAAGCGCTAACGGCCCAGAAGCAGTCGAAGCAGCTGGAAGAGAAATACCAAACGGTGGCCAAGGAGCTCGACACGGCGTACAAGCAGGCGGACGAGCAGAAACGAAAGATTGCCGAACTCGAACGGAAGCTCCAG TGCTTAACGGACGATGACTTCTACTTGAACGAGCATCAG GGCATTACGGATGATCGCAGAGCCACGGAGTCGGCCCAGAAGGAAAGCTCGCCGGAACTGCAGCccgaagaagaggaagaggaggaggaagaagaggaCGAGGAAAAGAAGGCAGAAAAGATGGCCAAACGGTTGAACCGCGAGGTCAACATGCTGCAGGCCCGGCTTACGAGATTGAAGGAGAAACAGGAAGAGAAACACGCGGAACGACAGGCCCTGAAATACGCCATGAGAACCAATCAGTATGCCCTAAA GGCTGAGAAGAAAAAGTATAAAAAGCTACAGAAAGAGGTGGAAAAAATGGCCGCCATGATGAAGCtggaggatgatgatgatgacgaagcAGCGGAAGCCAAGGAGCCACCGCCCGAGGAACCGGAAGACGAGcaggaggaagaggaagaggaggaggaggaaagcGAATCGGAAGAATCGGAATCGGAGAGTGAAAATGAGAGTGAAAATGAAGCAGAA GATGCTCCGGATGACAAAAAGAAGACCAACCTGGAACCCAGAGTCAAGCGGCACGAGGGCCGGCTGGCCTCGCTCAAGAAGGGTAACTACTTGCTGCAGGCGAACGTGGATCGTATTAAGGATGAGATCAGCAAGGTGCGCGAAGACTGTTGCACATTGCAAACGGATCTGGACAGCGTAATAGCGGACCTAGGCTGA
- the LOC128301517 gene encoding glutamic acid-rich protein isoform X3, whose product MPVNSRPPWLKDRLETVNKAVPPAWTRKASVTPATDTKESSPSAKANATEGSPAASTKTATPTATTTVKKAVSTPAKENGDTAAKATTTAKLQSKEIKVPVVVAQKKPVNPPLTKPDSTVGLKNTTPVMTVHREVAKPKPKPTAKEPTPESDDEEEEEEEEEEEEEEEEEGSTEYETETESEEEPPAKPAPKKPEPSQLKRQDADATQPPKLPVQLRKVTPTRSPDKSDAESKPSSRSVSEKSSSPEPKVFVRPPLKKVIRPQQDSPPKERSVSPEPAKNFRVQLRKVPSNLKAPRVKEKLPEVQLKKVEKPLLEDIPKKEEAYPHKPSMLKSESSKRIPPPPPMPKSNIPPPPPPPPSLKPPPDFEKKEISVKQKEVIDKLKSHPIINSKSITKVKDQFIFETEKATAHNQLLKQIQGGVQLKPTKCNDRSKPILGGLRKFRRQMTLEEQLAKSESRANMEAPPADEEEDELDDIDKVRDDLQSTKQMLAHELRNNEAMERENKRLQARVQNLEAELSRERWNPLSGEERTTVTGPQSDLIQSLKDEALTAQKQSKQLEEKYQTVAKELDTAYKQADEQKRKIAELERKLQCLTDDDFYLNEHQGITDDRRATESAQKESSPELQPEEEEEEEEEEDEEKKAEKMAKRLNREVNMLQARLTRLKEKQEEKHAERQALKYAMRTNQYALKAEKKKYKKLQKEVEKMAAMMKLEDDDDDEAAEAKEPPPEEPEDEQEEEEEEEEESESEESESESENESENEAEDAPDDKKKTNLEPRVKRHEGRLASLKKGNYLLQANVDRIKDEISKVREDCCTLQTDLDSVIADLG is encoded by the exons ATGCCGGTTAACAGTCGTCCACCGTGGCTGAAGGATCGTCTGGAGACGGTTAACAAAGCCGTACCACCGGCATGGACGCGCAAGGCAAGTGTCACACCCGCCACAGATACAAAGGAATCTTCACCATCTGCCAAAGCGAATGCGACCGAAGGTTCTCCAGCCGCCAGTACAAAAACGGCCACACCaacggccaccaccaccgtaaaGAAAGCTGTCAGCACACCGGCGAAAGAGAATGGTGATACGGCCGCCAAAGCTACCACCACGGCCAAGTTGCAATCGAAGGAAATAAAGGTGCCGGTTGTGGTGGCGCAGAAAAAACCGGTCAACCCTCCACTGACCAAACCCGACTCGACGGTAGGACTTAAAAACACGACCCCCGTCATGACGGTGCATCGGGAGGTGGCTAAACCGAAGCCGAAACCCACCGCCAAAGAACCGACGCCCGAATCCGACGAtgaagaggaggaagaggaagaggaagaggaggaagaggaggaggaagaggagggcAGCACCGAGTACGAAACGGAGACGGAATCTGAAGAGGAGCCACCGGCAAAGCCGGCCCCAAAAAAGCCCGAACCGAGCCAGCTGAAGCGCCAAGATGCTGACGCAACGCAGCCACCGAAGCTGCCCGTGCAGCTGCGCAAAGTGACGCCGACGCGAAGCCCCGACAAGTCGGACGCCGAAAGCAAACCATCGTCGAGGTCGGTATCGGAAAAGTCATCCTCCCCAGAGCCGAAAGTATTCGTCCGGCCACCGCTTAAGAAAGTGATCCGACCGCAACAGGATTCGCCACCAAAGGAACGCTCCGTATCGCCGGAACCGGCAAAGAACTTCCGCGTGCAGTTGCGCAAGGTACCGTCCAACCTGAAGGCACCCCGTGTGAAGGAAAAGCTGCCGGAGGTACAGCTGAAGAAGGTGGAGAAACCACTGCTGGAGGACATACCGAAGAAGGAGGAAGCCTATCCGCACAAACCGTCGATGCTGAAGTCGGAAAGCAGTAAGAGAA TTCCTCCACCGCCACCGATGCCGAAGTCCAACAtacctccaccacctccaccaccacccagcTTGAAGCCTCCGCCGGATTTCGAGAAGAAGGAGATATCCGTCAAACAGAAGGAAGTGATAGACAAGCTGAA ATCGCATCCGATCATAAACTCTAAATCGATCACCAAGGTAAAGGATCAGTTCATCTTCGAGACGGAGAAGGCCACGGCACACAATCAGCTGCTGAAGCAGATTCAGGGTGGCGTCCAGCTGAAACCGACCAAGTGTAACGATCGCAGTAAACCGATACTGGGAGGTTTGCGCAAGTTCCGCCGTCAGATGACGCTCGAGGAGCAGCTGGCCAAGTCGGAGTCGCGCGCCAACATGGAAGCGCCACCGGCGGACGAAGAGGAAGATGAGCTGGACGACATCGATAAGGTGCGCGATGATCTGCAAAGCACAAAGCAAATGTTGGCGCACGAGCTCCGGAACAACGAGGCAATGGAGCGGGAAAACAAACGCCTTCAGGCACGGGTACAGAACCTCGAGGCGGAACTGTCCCGCGAGCGATGGAATCCGTTGAGCGGCGAGGAACGAACAACCGTCACCGGGCCACAGTCCGACCTGATACAGTCGCTCAAGGATGAAGCGCTAACGGCCCAGAAGCAGTCGAAGCAGCTGGAAGAGAAATACCAAACGGTGGCCAAGGAGCTCGACACGGCGTACAAGCAGGCGGACGAGCAGAAACGAAAGATTGCCGAACTCGAACGGAAGCTCCAG TGCTTAACGGACGATGACTTCTACTTGAACGAGCATCAG GGCATTACGGATGATCGCAGAGCCACGGAGTCGGCCCAGAAGGAAAGCTCGCCGGAACTGCAGCccgaagaagaggaagaggaggaggaagaagaggaCGAGGAAAAGAAGGCAGAAAAGATGGCCAAACGGTTGAACCGCGAGGTCAACATGCTGCAGGCCCGGCTTACGAGATTGAAGGAGAAACAGGAAGAGAAACACGCGGAACGACAGGCCCTGAAATACGCCATGAGAACCAATCAGTATGCCCTAAA GGCTGAGAAGAAAAAGTATAAAAAGCTACAGAAAGAGGTGGAAAAAATGGCCGCCATGATGAAGCtggaggatgatgatgatgacgaagcAGCGGAAGCCAAGGAGCCACCGCCCGAGGAACCGGAAGACGAGcaggaggaagaggaagaggaggaggaggaaagcGAATCGGAAGAATCGGAATCGGAGAGTGAAAATGAGAGTGAAAATGAAGCAGAA GATGCTCCGGATGACAAAAAGAAGACCAACCTGGAACCCAGAGTCAAGCGGCACGAGGGCCGGCTGGCCTCGCTCAAGAAGGGTAACTACTTGCTGCAGGCGAACGTGGATCGTATTAAGGATGAGATCAGCAAGGTGCGCGAAGACTGTTGCACATTGCAAACGGATCTGGACAGCGTAATAGCGGACCTAGGCTGA